The stretch of DNA AGAAAATCTGCAAGTGGCTTGTGCAGCTTCTCATGGCTCTTGATTATTTGCACGCAAATCACATTCTTCATCGTGATGTGAAGGTCAGTAGCAGTGCTTGATTCGCATTATGTAATGATActttttttttgatatttttcttaGGGGGTGTGATTAACACAAACTGAGACTTCTCAATTTGTTTCAGTGCTCCAATATATTTATTGCCAGAGATCAAAGTATACGCCTTGGTAAGTGACTTGATCTTATGAAAAGTACAATACTTTATGTATGAGTTTAGCAATCCTGGTGATGATTCACTTCTAAATCTATATAAATGCAGGCGACTTTGGGCTTGCAAAAATATTGACTTCTGATGACCTTGCCTCGTCTGTAAGTTTACTTGAAACTTTTTTAGTTTTCTTGCATGTATTTGATGATGTTGCTTATTACTGTGTTGCTCCTACAAAGGTGGTAGGAACACCAAGTTATATGTGTCCAGAACTTCTTGCTGATATACCATATGGTACCAAATCCGATATATGGTCCCTAGGTGTGTATCACTTCAGTGTCACAAATCATGAATCTACATCTAGATAGCAGACTTGCGATTTAATACTCAAATTGCTTTTTGGCAGGATGTTGCATATATGAAATGACTGCTCTCAGGCCTGCATTTAAAGCTTTTGTAAGTCCTTGGCTCATTTTTTTTTCTGAGAGatatctatgtaattagtttatatGTTGGTGCAATTTGATGGTTACGCTAAAAGCTTCATACTTTTTATTAATTAACACTCCATATGCATATGAGGCTGGATGATTATCTGCCCTGTTTCGGATGTGTATGTCATTTACACTGGTAAATTAGGAGTTCTTATAAACATATTGCTAGACACCCGCTGCATCGCTTATATGCTGAAACCTTGTCAATTTAAATATTTGTGAGTACAAATAATTGGATTACTATTTCTGTCCTGATAATCATGCAACTCTGAAATTTATGATCTCATTCATCCTTGGCAGGACATGCAAGCTCTGATTAACAAGATCACAAAGTCGATAGTTTCACCATTGCCCACAAGATATTCTGGTGCCTTGTAAGTTTGTCATTGAATTATATTCTCTTTTATTTATGTGTCCATTGTCTTACCTGAAGGGAGCATGTTTCTGAAAAATTTTACTTCATGCAGTAGGGGACTTATCAAGAGCATGCTACGGAAAAGTCCAGAGTACAGACCAAGTGTAATTCCTTAGTgccttcttttttctttttacgGATGAAATATCTATGCTGATGTAACTGTGTTTACCCTAATAGAAAGATTTTGTGTAACTTGCCTATACAGGCTGCAGAACTGCTAAAGCATCCTCATCTTCAGCCTTATGTGCTTCAAGTCCAGTTGAAGTCTAGTCCTTCTCGCAACATGTCTCCAATCTACCAATCTCTGACAGATAAAGTTAAGAAGAAGACATTTCCTAGCGATATAACTGATTCTGTGCGAAGAAGGGTGGCAAGAAGAAACTCGTTGGGAAATGAGAGGACTGTAACATTCTGCAAACCATCTCCTGAGCGGAATTCTGTTAGCTCTACTCGGAGCATCAAAGAATATACAACTACACAAAGTGTCAAGGAGTTCTCCATCGACAGCAGTCAAGTTGATGACGAGGTTACCAGTAAAGCCATTATAACAAAGACATCAGGCATTCTAAGGACTCCCAAGAGTACTCCAGCCAAGACATTGACAACTAGGAATCGGCTGGACCCTCCAAAAACATCTTATACCAGAACAAACCACAGCGAGGTATTTTCACAAATAAAGCTTGTTCTATGTTCTTTGTGCCTTTCTTAATACTGACAAACATGTGCTCTCTATTTGTTTAAAATCTGCATTGATTCTCGGTTACAAGATGCACATGTTCATACTGCATTGATCTCAATCTTAATAAGCTTATCTTTCAGTTGAACTTTGGTGGTCCTCATAGTTAGATATGTATCACAGGTTCATCAATCATCATTGTGCATTTGTTTTACCTAGTATAAATTATGCTAATGCTTGGCTTCATCATGGGTTTGCATTTTCATGACGCTGCTACCTGTTTTATGCTTATGTATGTTGAAACGAGTGTATATCTGATACTCATTGAACTTATGTCCCCCCTGTACAGCTGTCCTCAAGAACACCTCGAAGTAAAAGCGCCCGTACAGCTCGAAGGGCATCCCTCCCGCTGCCAACATATGGAACGCCTAGCAACCGCACCATCCGCATCCTCGACCGGCTAGACTCCCCTGATGTGTCCGTCAATGCACCTCGGATCGACAGAATTGCAGAATTCCCTCTGGCTTCATCTGAGGACCCCTTGGCCCCCATCAACAAGCTCTCTCCAGCTCCTGGCCATGGCTTGTGCTCCACGCCTCCCTCCATCAACCGGTCGATCACCAAGGACAAGTACACGGTCCAGGTGCTGCACACCGGTGACGGGGACAATGGGAGCGACTCGTCGGGGCGCAACGCTACTGCTGCGTCAAGCAGAGGGTCCAACGACTCGAGGCTGCAGCGGTTCGACACCTCCTCATACCAGCAGCGTGCGGAGGCCCTGGAGGGGCTGCTGGAGTTCAGCGCTCAGCTGCTGCAGCAGGAGCGGTACGAGGAGCTGAACATCCTGCTGAAGCCGTTCGGCCCTGAGAAGGCGTCCCCTAGGGAGACTGCCATCTGGCTCACTAAGAGCTTCAAGGAGACGGCGTCATAGCCTCTTCCTTGGTCCGGTATGGACATATAGTTGCCAGTTTTGTAATGCACAATGTAGCTCAGGTAGTTTAAGCTATGTTAGGATCCAAGCTTAGCTGCTGGAAGGCAACACCAGCTCAGTGTTGCCCTAACTCAAGTCTCCATCCTCTAGCCGGTTTCCAGCTTGCATTGTAGGTAAGCTCAGCAATCAGTAGTAGTTGCAGAACCGCATGCTGAACCCAGGATCTGGCAAAGATCTTGAACCTTGTAACCAAATCATGTGTAACTCAGCAATAATGTAGTACTAAATTGAAGGGCTGGAGATCCAGTTGGCAGTAGGTTGGTTGGGTCTCCATCTTGAACAGAGGCTGAAGAATCCTATGCTGGGATCCCCTGATCCCAGCTTCCTCTGACTAATCTAATTCCAACTGTAAGAGAGGTCTATGTATCACTCTGAATTTCTGACCAATGTGCTTTGCATACATGGATGACTACATCACATTTTCACATGCCATGTACCTAGCCTTCTGTATGTATCCTTGGCGTGCAGCTGGACtcagtttctttttttttatttaaaaaaagCCTTGTCGTGTGATCTCTCGCAGTCGGCCACAGCTAGCCACTACCATACCAGACGGCAGCGGCCATGTGACCGGGCGCAGGGGACACACGTTGGGGTTGTACACGCCGGCCGAATCTCTCCATGTGCCCCGTCTCTCGTACGCGAGACATGGTGGCTCATCCCCCGTGCCAGACGGGAGAAAACAAGGGGTCTCGGGAGGCTGGGAGCACGGGGCATGTCTTGGCTCCTTGCAGGCGTCGCAGAGGCAACGCCATGTAGAGAACAGTGCCCTCCCTGTCCTCTGCATCGCGTCGAGTGTTTCGAAGTGTCGATCCTAGTGATAATTAGTGGTTTTTCTCGAGGGCCTAGGAGTAAAAAAATTACTGACAACTATCATAAGGTCTTTTTTACTTACCAAGTACATTGAAAACATCCTAGGATTTTCCATTTGATTAGGCTCTCTATGCTTCTATACATGCTTAGGAGCGGTGTCAGGTAGCAACTGTCCATCTACAGATCATCCCTCCTTGCAAAGGAATTGCAAGGGGAAAGCAGCTACATTATTTCTCTCCTGTCTCTGATGCTTACTGAAGAATGGTGTTTGCTATGATCATGACTATATGCATAGAAATGGAGGACAACAAAAGGCCCATAACCTTCTAACTTCACAGTATATGTACCAGTCAAATCCCACCATCGATCATACTATGGAGTCAGCGCTGTTGGACTCGTTCTCGCCCTCGTGCCCTGCCACCACCGGCGGCCTTGGCTTCTGGTCCTCGGCGACGTGCCTAGGAGACGACACGGCGGAGGACGACGATGAGGATGGCGACGGCGAGCCTACCTTGCGCGGGCTCGATGGCATGTGCAGCCTCCGCAGCTCGCTCATGGGACTTCTCGGGCTCAGGAGCAGCGGTGGTGGCTGCATCTGCGGCGGAGGGGGCTCGGCGGCCTGAGGGTGCTGGTGCTCCGCTTGCTGCTCGGCTGCCACTTTGTTCACCAGGTTCTGTATCGTCGGCAGGAGCTTTGTCGACACAGAGATGATCCCAGGAACCTGCACAGGATTACATCAGTTCAACTTGTCATGAGCTTAATTCAGGATGGACAGAGCTGAGGCAGCTGAAGGACTATATAACATTCTTGTTTCATTAAGAAAGAAGCAGCAACGGTGGTAAAAGTTTTTCAGGCATGTCAGTGTCGATGTTATCGCAAGGCGGTTACTACAGAGTCTAGTCTTCCAGGTGTGTTTGATTTCCTACGATCAAAAGAGGACCAGCCTCCCAACAGGTCACAAAATCTAACATTTGCTGGTTAGAAAAGGAGCATCTGGCAAGGCATGAGGGAGTGACCAGACGCAAACAGTTGACTTCAGTAGTATTGTTTTTCGTTTGGAAGTAGTTTAAGAGGGAGACAAGGTTTCGGGTCTTTTAACATGTAATGACACCATTCAGTGCTGCCATTATGACGGAAGAGATGAACTGGGAGGTCCTTGGGCTCCGGTGCAAATTATTTCAGAATTTAACTACTGCAATAACAATAAACTGCAATGGTTAATCTCAACGTTATATTAAGTGTTCAGATCATACCACCCCATTTTGGAATTCTCTGTTGACATCTAGCTGCACCGCCAAAGCTTTAACTATCAAGTAACCCACAAATAGCAAGAAAAGATAAATAGGATTCCTGCAGACAATAAGAACAGCAGTGTCATGTGGTTGTTCATGTTTTCTCGAACATGCAGGAGAGCTGCATATCTTTGTATCAAGAGATCATGTAGTTGTTCAGAATGTAAAGAACCACAGAGCATAGTGCTAACAAGTACCTCAGTAGCGTCATGATCTCATTGAAACCAAGAACAGCCATGGCAACAATTGCCCAAGGAGGAGGCAGTCTACTATTTCCGCGCCTGTGAGCTTGCTGGAGTGAAAGACAAAAGCCATAGTTAAATATAAAAATATAGAAGTAGAGAATGTTTTCACTGCAAGGGAAAATTACACATCATGATAACTTGTACAATAAAATCAAAGCTCTGTTATATGCACCTGTGTGGATACTGCTTGTGTAATGGTGAACTCAGTTTCTGCTTTAAACTGCTTCCACAGTGACTTGCACTGAGCAGGAGTAATCATTGTCTGCTTTGGGGGAATCTGTTTCCAAAGTTCATAAAGTGATGTTACGTACACAGATACACTTTCACTGTTTGCTGATGGAAGATCAGACCAACACAAAATTACCTCTTCCCAAGTAGTAGAAGCAAGTGGATCAGCAGAAGTGGCACTTGCAATCTTTGCTACAACAGAGCCTTCCAGAAGTGTTGAAGTGAGGATGCTTTCGATGCTATCCGGTTCGTCATCCCAACGAATGCCCACCATTACAGACAGTAATTTGAGAGCCTGCAAAGTAAGCGTAAGTACTTACAAGTAGAAAACAAAATATAAGAGCTGACGATTTATTTTCATGTTGGAAGTGTATGGTTTTCGTACCGCAGATCGAGCATCCTTTGCTATTGCACGGACATCTTCCTTTCCTGTCCAGACCCTTGGAATTGAATCCTTGTCATGGCTAAACACCGTTGTGAACCTGGCAACAACAGGAAACAGTGTCAAGTTTGCTTCCTCCTCAGACAGAAAGTTTTAGAAACCGATCGATATGAAGAACAGAGAATTTTGTTAACCTCTCCTTCATATGGATCATTACTTTGCTGGCTTCATCTTTAGCTTTACTTTCCACAACACTCCGGGCATAATCCCTTAATTTTGATACCATTTCTTCTGCTGGTGCATATTCCATTTCAAACCCACACAGAGTTTTCAGAAACTCTGGTAGGATGGATTCTGTCTCGCGTTTGTAAACGTTTCGTATTGATGCCCAGGTTGTTTGGTCCGCTGCATCGAAAAGAGACTCCACAGGTTCAGCAAGTGCTTTTCTTAATTTTTCCTGCAAGTACAAATAACTGTAATTACTACCATTACAGTAACCAAATAATTTTAGATATGGAAATAAGTCCAGAAGAAAATATGTATTGATAAGCTAGTAAATTAAACTCTCGCTCAGCTTGCCATACTTAACCTTAGCTTGGGCTGTCAATTCTGATAGCTTGCTTTCACGAACTGAAAGTGCATGATCTTCAATATCACGCCGAACTTTCTCTAGTATTTTAGTGCAGTCCCAGTTTGCCTGCTTGATTACAGCATCTAGAATACAAGTGCTTGTCAGTTTGATGCATCAATTTCATACAAGGTGGGTTGTagtaccaattgaaaggattgGTAAGCCAAAAGAAACAGGAGAAGAATATGATGCACAATCGAATATagaaaatttcttatttttttaGGACATTGGGCTTCTTTGGTTAAAGTTTCAATGGCTGTTACATCCTTCATTTGTCATATAGACACAATGATTTTGGAATAAATTACCATTTCGAGTGTTTTTATAAAGGGTAAACTTTACTATCAATTGAACATAAATTACCACGAGTGTATGAAGTTTACCTGCACAGCCTTGTTCAAATTCTTTGAGAGAGCATTCTTTGTTGTCTCGAACCGAGGCTGCAAAACTTTTTCCACTCTCCAAAGATGAAATAAGACCAGTTTTAAATTTTTCTAGAGCCTTCGTGCGCAGATGAGTCAACATTTTCTGGAATGCAGGTTGGACAAGCTGCAACGAATTTTGGATTAAATTAGAGCGAGTAAATGGCACTAAGAAATAAATGACACAAACTACCAATGGTACTTATGCGTAAGAAAGATTTTCAGCATGCACTCTCTAATACTAGATGTACTTCTGAAAGGATCACAGGAGCTGCATAACAGGACATTTACTAATATTTGTTTTTTAAGAAAAGCAGAAGATATACTATTCTTGAgtgagaagaaaaaaaatattaaatGTACAGGAAGGCCTTACATTCACTATTCTGGACTCCAAATGTTGTCGTTTTCCTTTCCTAACGGcttcatcaaaatagacagctTCTTTGTCATACCTAAAAATTATGATTCACACACCTTTCAGTTTTATTCATGAACAGAAGTTTCCTGTCATAGCTAAATATT from Panicum hallii strain FIL2 chromosome 3, PHallii_v3.1, whole genome shotgun sequence encodes:
- the LOC112883937 gene encoding serine/threonine-protein kinase Nek2 gives rise to the protein MDQYEVLEQIGKGAFGSALLVRHRVEKKKYVLKKIRLARQTDRTRRSAHQEMQLIATVRNPFIVEYKDSWVEKGCYVCIVIGYCEGGDMADAIKRANGNHFSEEKICKWLVQLLMALDYLHANHILHRDVKCSNIFIARDQSIRLGDFGLAKILTSDDLASSVVGTPSYMCPELLADIPYGTKSDIWSLGCCIYEMTALRPAFKAFDMQALINKITKSIVSPLPTRYSGAFRGLIKSMLRKSPEYRPSAAELLKHPHLQPYVLQVQLKSSPSRNMSPIYQSLTDKVKKKTFPSDITDSVRRRVARRNSLGNERTVTFCKPSPERNSVSSTRSIKEYTTTQSVKEFSIDSSQVDDEVTSKAIITKTSGILRTPKSTPAKTLTTRNRLDPPKTSYTRTNHSELSSRTPRSKSARTARRASLPLPTYGTPSNRTIRILDRLDSPDVSVNAPRIDRIAEFPLASSEDPLAPINKLSPAPGHGLCSTPPSINRSITKDKYTVQVLHTGDGDNGSDSSGRNATAASSRGSNDSRLQRFDTSSYQQRAEALEGLLEFSAQLLQQERYEELNILLKPFGPEKASPRETAIWLTKSFKETAS
- the LOC112887075 gene encoding protein ROOT HAIR DEFECTIVE 3 homolog 1-like; the encoded protein is MTGSEEMEESDALGGVAVQLIDGEGGFEAEGAERFMAAAGVAGCGLSYAVVSIMGPQSSGKSTLLNQLFGTNFREMDAFRGRSQTTKGIWIARCVGVDPCTVVLDLEGTDGRERGEDDTAFEKQSALFALAISDIVLINMWCHDIGREQAANKPLLKTVFQVMMRLFSPRKTTLLFVIRDKTRTPLEHLEPVLREDIQKIWNSVPKPEAHKDTPIGEFFNVEVTALSSFEEKEEQFREQVQQLRQRFSNSIAPGGLAGDRRGVVPASGFLFSSQQIWKVILENKDLDLPAHKVMVATVRCDEIANEKFGCITSDTEWLDLENAVQSGPVPGFGKKLGYIVDVHLQEYDKEAVYFDEAVRKGKRQHLESRIVNLVQPAFQKMLTHLRTKALEKFKTGLISSLESGKSFAASVRDNKECSLKEFEQGCADAVIKQANWDCTKILEKVRRDIEDHALSVRESKLSELTAQAKEKLRKALAEPVESLFDAADQTTWASIRNVYKRETESILPEFLKTLCGFEMEYAPAEEMVSKLRDYARSVVESKAKDEASKVMIHMKERFTTVFSHDKDSIPRVWTGKEDVRAIAKDARSAALKLLSVMVGIRWDDEPDSIESILTSTLLEGSVVAKIASATSADPLASTTWEEIPPKQTMITPAQCKSLWKQFKAETEFTITQAVSTQQAHRRGNSRLPPPWAIVAMAVLGFNEIMTLLRNPIYLFLLFVGYLIVKALAVQLDVNREFQNGVVPGIISVSTKLLPTIQNLVNKVAAEQQAEHQHPQAAEPPPPQMQPPPLLLSPRSPMSELRRLHMPSSPRKVGSPSPSSSSSSAVSSPRHVAEDQKPRPPVVAGHEGENESNSADSIV